A stretch of Castanea sativa cultivar Marrone di Chiusa Pesio chromosome 2, ASM4071231v1 DNA encodes these proteins:
- the LOC142623246 gene encoding S-adenosylmethionine carrier 1, chloroplastic/mitochondrial — translation MGPITLSADVKSSSVSVASSDACNKKMRNSMLERRKPFASVSTGEEKPFDFFRTLFEGFIAGGTAGVVVETALYPIDTIKTRLQAARGGGKINFQGLYSGLAGNLAGVLPASALFVGVYEPTKQKLLKLFPENLSAAAHLTAGAVGGMAASLIRVPTEVIKQRMQTGQFTSAPDAVRLIVSKEGFKGIYAGYGSFLLRDLPFDALQFCIYEQLRIGYKAAAQRDLNDPENAIIGAFAGALTGAITTPLDVIKTRLMVQGSANQYKGIFDCVQTIVREEGPPALLKGIGPRVLWIGIGGSIFFGVLESTKRFLAQRRPTTLPQNSDTKQD, via the exons ATGGGTCCTATCACGCTATCAGCCGATGTCAAAAGCTCTTCAGTTTCAGTTGCTTCGTCAG ATGCATGTAACAAGAAAATGCGGAACTCAATGCTGGAAAGAAGAAAGCCTTTTGCATCAGTCAGTACGGGAGAAGAAAAGCCATTTGACTTTTTTCGTACTTTATTTG AGGGTTTTATAGCTGGAGGTACAGCTGGTGTCGTTGTGGAGACAGCTTTATACCCCATTGATACTATAAAGACGCGGCTGCAG gctGCACGTGGTggtggaaaaataaatttccaGGGCCTTTATTCTGGATTGGCTGGAAATCTTGCTGGTGTCTTACC GGCTTCTGCTCTATTTGTTGGTGTTTATGAACCTACAAAGCAGAAATTGTTAAAGTTGTTTCCTGAAAATCTTAGCGCTGCAGCTCATTTG ACTGCGGGGGCTGTAGGAGGCATGGCTGCTTCTCTCATTCGTGTTCCGACAGAG GTTATTAAGCAAAGGATGCAGACAGGGCAATTTACTTCAGCTCCTGATGCTGTCCGCCTTATTGTCTCTAAGGAGGGCTTCAAAGGAATATATGCA GGGTATGGATCTTTCTTATTACGAGATTTGCCATTCGATGCTCTTCAATTTTGCATCTATGAACAGCTTCGGATAGGTTATAAGGCAGCG gCACAGAGAGATCTAAATGATCCTGAAAATGCCATCATTGGTGCTTTTGCTG GTGCCCTAACTGGGGCTATAACTACTCCCCTTGATGTGATTAAAACAAGGTTGATGGTTCAG GGATCTGCAAACCAGTACAAAGGAATCTTTGATTGTGTTCAAACTATTGTTAGGGAAGAAGGACCTCCCGCTCTATTGAAG GGTATTGGACCAAGAGTACTGTGGATAGGAATTGGCGGTTCAATCTTTTTTGGTGTCCTTGAGAGCACAAAGCGGTTCCTTGCTCAGAGGCGTCCTACTACACTTCCTCAAAACTCGGATACTAAGCAGGATTAG